One Brassica napus cultivar Da-Ae chromosome A5, Da-Ae, whole genome shotgun sequence DNA window includes the following coding sequences:
- the LOC106454508 gene encoding uncharacterized protein LOC106454508, which yields MKKEGRQHGFVRTGMIHPPGFSPRPSNQFMNRLDSPPASRKFTKVPSKPTNHSKFTGKNERSKYSNCHVSPAMMSADTSKGRQQLKSIDWWVDDKLDRLTGSGASSRDILDTIGGENYGGHDYDDDDDC from the coding sequence atgaaaaaggaaggTCGTCAACACGGCTTCGTTCGGACAGGGATGATTCATCCGCCAGGATTTAGTCCAAGACCCTCCAACCAATTCATGAACCGGCTTGATTCGCCACCGGCTTCACGAAAATTTACCAAAGTGCCATCAAAACCTACCAACCATTCTAAATTTACAGGAAAAAATGAGCGTTCCAAGTATAGCAACTGCCATGTGTCGCCGGCTATGATGTCTGCTGACACATCCAAGGGTCGCCAACAGTTAAAGTCAATAGATTGGTGGGTTGATGATAAGCTAGACCGACTCACCGGGTCCGGTGCGTCCTCTAGAGATATTTTGGATACAATAGGTGGTGAAAATTATGGTGGTCATGATtatgatgatgacgatgattGTTAA
- the LOC106450651 gene encoding villin-2-like, with amino-acid sequence MSGSTKVLDPAFQGAGQKPGTEIWRIENFEAVPVPKSEHGKFYMGDTYIVLQTTQNKGGAYLFDIHFWIGKDTSQDEAGTAAVKTVELDAVLGGRAVQHREIQGHESDKFLSYFKPCIIPLEGGVASGFKTPEEEVFETRLYTCKGKRAIRLKQVPFARSSLNHDDVFILDTKEKIYQFNGANSNIQERAKALEVVQYLKDKYHEGTCDVAIVDDGKLDTESDSGEFWVLFGGFAPIGRKVANDDDIIPESTPPKLYSVIDGQMEAIDGDLTKSMLENTKCYLLDCGAEVFIWVGRVTQVDERKAASQSVEDYLASENRPKATRVTRVIQGYESHSFKSNFDSWPSGSSAPSNEEGRGKVAALLKQQGVGLKGIAKSAPVNEDVPPLLEAGGKLEVWYVNGKAKTPLPKEDIGKLYSGDCYLVLYTYHSGDRKDEFFLCCWFGKNSTQDDQETALRLANTMSNSLKGRPVQGRIYEGKEPPQFVALFQPMIILKGGLSSGYKNMVEEKGSADETYTPDSIALIQVSGTGVHNHKALQVEPVATSLNSYECFLLQSGTSMFLWHGNQSAHELLELAAKVAEILKPGMTLKHAKEGTESSTFWFALGGKQNFTSKKAASETVRDPHLYSFSINRGKFQVEEIYNFAQDDLLTEDVYLLDTHAEVFVWVGQCVDPKEKQTVFEIGQKYVERAGSLEGLSPKVPLYKVTEGNEPCFFTTYFSWDSTKAIVQGNSFQKKAALLFGTHHVVEDKSSGGNQGLRQRAEALAALNSAFNSSGSKPSYSSQDRSSGSQEGPRQRAEALAALTSAFNSSGPSSKSPPPPRPAGTSQASQRAAAVAALSQVLVAENPKSTDTSPTRRSTSSNPPDENEEADASEEASHETKVEEEVSPAVEEPEAKQEETAEQDDSVIDASGATFTYEQLRAKSENPVTGIDFKQREAYLSEEEFQSVFGMEKEAFNNLPRWKQDLLKRKFDLF; translated from the exons ATGTCTGGGTCAACGAAAGTACTGGATCCTGCCTTTCAAGGAGCTGGACAGAAACC aGGAACTGAAATATGGAGAATCGAAAATTTTGAAGCTGTTCCAGTGCCAAAGTCTGAGCATGGAAAGTTCTATATGGGAGACACTTACATTGTCTTGCAG ACCACACAGAACAAAGGAGGTGCGTATCTGTTTGATATTCATTTCTGGATTGGGAAAGACACTAGTCAG GATGAAGCTGGAACAGCAGCTGTTAAGACAGTTGAACTCGACGCGGTTCTCGGTGGCCGTGCTGTCCAACACAGGGAAATTCAAGGTCATGAGTCTGACAAATTCTTGTCTTACTTCAAGCCATGTATTATACCTTTAGAAGGTGGTGTTGCGTCTGGTTTCAAAACACCTGAAGAAGAGGTGTTCGAAACACGGTTGTATACTTGCAAAGGCAAACGTGCAATCCGTTTGAAGCAG GTTCCTTTTGCCCGCTCATCGCTGAATCATGATGATGTGTTTATCTTGGACACCAAGGAAAAGATCTACCAGTTCAACGGTGCTAATTCAAACATCCAGGAGAGAGCCAAAGCTTTGGAAGTCGTTCAGTATTTGAAAGACAAGTATCATGAAGGAACTTGTGATGTTGCTATTGTTG ATGATGGAAAGTTAGATACAGAATCAGATTCTGGTGAGTTTTGGGTCCTCTTTGGTGGTTTTGCTCCAATAGGAAGGAAAGTTGctaatgatgatgatatcatccctGAATCAACTCCACCTAAGCTTTACAg CGTCATTGATGGTCAGATGGAAGCTATAGACGGTGATCTAACCAAGTCTATGCTGGAGAACACTAAGTGTTACCTCTTGGACTGTGGTGCTGAGGTTTTTATCTGGGTTGGCCGAGTAACTCAAGTGGATGAGAGGAAAGCTGCTAGTCAATCTGttgag GACTATCTTGCAAGTGAAAACAGGCCAAAGGCAACACGTGTCACACGTGTCATCCAAGGCTATGAGTCTCACTCTTTCAAGTCTAACTTTGACTCTTGGCCATCAGGCTCATCCGCTCCTAGTAACGAAGAAGGACGAGGAAAAGTCGCCG CTTTGTTGAAGCAACAAGGTGTTGGGCTCAAGGGGATTGCGAAAAGTGCACCAGTGAATGAGGATGTTCCACCTCTTCTTGAAGCTGGTGGAAAGTTGGAG GTTTGGTATGTTAATGGCAAAGCTAAGACTCCGTTACCTAAAGAAGATATTGGGAAGCTCTATTCTGGGGACTGCTATTTGGTCCTTTACACCTATCATTCTGGTGATAGGAAAGACGAGTTTTTCTTGTGCTGCTGGTTTGGAAAGAATAGTACTCAG GATGACCAAGAAACAGCACTTAGACTGGCGAATACAATGTCAAACTCGTTGAAGGGAAGACCTGTGCAG GGACGTATATACGAGGGTAAAGAGCCTCCACAGTTTGTTGCTTTGTTCCAGCCTATGATTATCCTAAAG GGTGGATTGAGCTCTGGGTACAAGAACATGGTGGAAGAGAAGGGTTCAGCAGATGAAACCTACACACCAGACTCAATTGCACTAATTCAAGTATCTGGAACTGGAGTTCACAATCATAAGGCACTTCAAGTTGAACCG GTGGCAACATCCTTAAACTCTTATGAGTGCTTTCTACTGCAATCTGGTACTTCCATGTTCCTTTGGCATGGAAATCAAAGTGCGCATGAGCTACTGGAACTAGCTGCTAAAGTTGCTGAGATCTTGAAG CCTGGGATGACTCTCAAGCATGCCAAAGAAGGAACAGAGAGCTCAACCTTTTGGTTTGCACTTGGAGGAAAACAGAACTTCACCAGCAAGAAGGCAGCATCTGAGACTGTCAGAGATCCTCACTTGTACTCATTTTCTATCAACAGAG GAAAGTTTCAG GTTGAAGAGATCTACAACTTTGCTCAAGATGATCTCTTGACAGAGGATGTATATTTGCTCGACACTCATGCTGAAGTCTTTGTCTGGGTTGGTCAATGTGTTGACCCCAAGGAGAAGCAAACTGTGTTTGAGATTGGCCAA AAATACGTTGAACGTGCTGGATCCTTGGAGGGCTTGTCTCCTAAAGTTCCACTCTACAAAGTCACCGAAGGGAACGAACCATGCTTCTTCACCACTTACTTTTCTTGGGACTCCACTAAAGCTATT GTGCAAGGAAACTCATTCCAGAAGAAAGCAGCTTTGTTGTTTGGCACTCACCACGTTGTGGAG GATAAGTCTAGCGGTGGGAACCAAGGACTAAGGCAAAGAGCTGAAGCACTAGCTGCCTTGAACTCTGCATTTAATTCTTCTGGTAGCAAGCCATCATATTCG AGCCAGGACAGATCAAGCGGAAGTCAAGAGGGTCCAAGACAAAGAGCTGAAGCTTTAGCCGCCTTGACATCAGCGTTCAATTCTTCTGGACCATCATCtaaatctcctccaccaccgaGGCCAGCGGGAACGAGCCAGGCTTCACAGAGGGCAGCAGCAGTGGCTGCTCTCTCCCAAGTTCTCGTTGCTGAGAATCCGAAATCAACTGATACCTCTCCTACAAGAAGATCCACTAGCTCCAACCCACCAGATGAGA ATGAAGAAGCAGATGCTTCAGAAGAAGCTAGTCATGAAACCAAAGTAGAAGAGGAAGTTTCACCTGCAGTAGAAGAGCCAGAAGCAAAGCAGGAGGAAACAGCGGAGCAAGATGATTCTGTTATAGACGCAAGTGGTGCAACTTTCACCTATGAACAGCTGAGAGCTAAATCTGAAAACCCTGTGACTGGAATCGATTTCAAGCAAAGAGAG GCTTATCTATCTGAGGAAGAGTTCCAGAGTGTGTTTGGGATGGAGAAAGAAGCATTCAACAACTTACCTCGTTGGAAGCAAGATCTTCTTAAGAGGAAATTCGACTTGTTCTAG
- the LOC125608889 gene encoding tRNA-uridine aminocarboxypropyltransferase 2-like, with translation MEEEKRRQICSNCDRPKPICICHVIPSEPIATKTEILILHHPHESRHKLNTTPLLVKSLTNITTISGRRLRHHHISASLPKPSRTIYLFPPSPSSPAVTLSDFKSQNRTTSDPPPPVRLIVFDATWKHAKEMVKASEEVLREAGAVRVCLDAGIDESVSGGSIYDSELFLRMEPVGGCVSTAEAVARCLGALEVDGEEIERKLISVLKEMVRLQSEFLKPMRPRPKLLKKRLQIQQEEE, from the coding sequence ATGGAGGAGGAGAAACGCCGTCAGATCTGCAGCAACTGCGACCGTCCAAAACCGATCTGCATCTGCCACGTCATCCCATCGGAACCAATCGCGACGAAGACAGAGATACTCATCCTCCACCATCCACACGAGTCACGCCACAAGCTCAACACCACGCCTCTCCTCGTCAAATCCCTAACCAACATCACCACAATCTCCGGCCGCCGCCTCCGCCACCACCACATCTCCGCCTCTCTCCCTAAACCATCCCGCACGATCTACCTCTTCCCGCCGTCTCCTTCCTCCCCCGCAGTCACCTTATCGGACTTCAAATCCCAAAACCGGACTACCTCGGATCCTCCGCCGCCGGTGAGGCTGATCGTGTTCGACGCGACGTGGAAGCACGCGAAGGAGATGGTGAAGGCGAGCGAGGAGGTTTTGAGAGAAGCGGGGGCCGTGAGGGTGTGTTTGGACGCGGGGATAGACGAGTCCGTGAGCGGGGGGAGCATCTACGATTCGGAGCTGTTTTTGAGGATGGAGCCGGTGGGTGGATGCGTGAGCACGGCGGAGGCGGTTGCACGGTGCCTTGGAGCTTTGGAAGTGGACGGCGAGGAGATAGAGAGGAAGCTGATTAGTGTGTTGAAAGAGATGGTGAGATTGCAATCTGAGTTCTTGAAGCCCATGAGACCAAGGCCCAAGTTGCTGAAGAAGAGATTACAGATTcagcaagaagaagaatga
- the LOC106450649 gene encoding probable glycosyltransferase STELLO1: MLVQDRYAPAKSQIREIRRFSEPKSLDFSTWVSENLSRIVIISLSIVTILALFFLYNTTDTASLLCFQTQSTQSLQPLTRPQIKWNSIRVLPDKTSPYSTFVTEKWIVVSVTNYPTEELKGLVKIKGWQVLAVGNSLTPKDWSLKGSIFLSLDAQAELGYRVLDHLPYDSFVRKSVGYLFAIQHGANKIYDADDRGEVIGGDLGKCFDVELVSEPMLQYSHEDPNRTVVNPYIHFGQRSVWPRGLPLENVGEINHEEFYTEVFGGKQFIQQGVSNGLPDVDSVFYFTRKTTLEGFDVRFDEHAPKVALPQGVMVPVNSFNTLYHSSAFWGLMLPVSVSSMASDVLRGYWGQRLLWELGGYVAVYPPTAHRFDRIEAYPFAEEKDLHVNVGRLIKFLIAWRSEKHSLFEKILDLSFAMAEEGFWTEQELKFTSAWLQDLITVGYQQPRLMSLELDRPRANIGHGDRKEFVPRKLPSVHLGVEETGTVSTEIGNLIRWRKNFGNVVLVMFCNGPVERTALEWRLLYGRVFKTVVILSSRKNSDLYVEEAKLDHIYKHLPKIFNRYSSAEGFLFVEDDTVLNYWNLLQADKTKIWTTDKVSKSWTSVNPTGKSDWFSVQAELVKRTVSTMPAHFQVNYKEAAKNSLDALTVCSSEVFYVPKRLVTDFVDLVDIVGDMDLHYKVALPMFFMSMDSPLNFDPVLGSMVYKKKTSSFNSSLSLYSAQAPAVHPWSISSEQDFIKLVGQMAEGDPLLMELV, from the exons ATGTTGGTTCAAGATCGTTATGCGCCGGCGAAGTCTCAGATCAGAGAGATCCGACGATTCAGCGAACCCAAAAGCCTAGACTTTTCCACTTGGGTCTCCGAGAATCTCTCCAGAATCGTCatcatctctctctccatcGTCACAATCTTagctctcttcttcctctacaACACCACCGACACAGCCTCCCTCCTCTGTTTCCAGACCCAGTCAACTCAGTCTCTCCAGCCCCTCACTCGCCCCCAGATCAAATGGAACTCGATCCGAGTCCTCCCGGATAAGACCTCCCCTTACTCCACCTTCGTCACCGAGAAGTGGATCGTGGTGTCGGTGACTAACTACCCCACCGAGGAGCTCAAAGGGTTGGTAAAGATCAAAGGATGGCAAGTTCTCGCGGTCGGAAACTCATTAACCCCTAAGGACTGGAGTCTTAAAGGTTCGATCTTTCTATCTCTAGACGCTCAAGCTGAGCTTGGTTACCGTGTTTTGGATCACTTGCCTTACGACTCTTTCGTGAGGAAGAGCGTTGGTTACTTGTTCGCTATCCAGCACGGTGCTAACAAGATCTACGACGCGGATGATCGTGGTGAAGTGATTGGTGGTGATCTAGGCAAGTGTTTTGACGTTGAGTTAGTTAGTGAACCGATGCTACAGTATAGTCACGAGGATCCTAACAGGACTGTGGTGAATCCCTATATTCATTTTGGACAGCGTTCTGTTTGGCCTAGAGGTTTGCCGTTAGAGAATGTAGGCGAGATTAACCACGAGGAGTTTTACACTGAGGTGTTCGGTGGTAAGCAGTTTATACAGCAAGGGGTTTCAAACGGTTTACCTGATGTTGATTCGGTTTTTTACTTCACTAGGAAGACTACTTTAGAAGGGTTTGATGTAAGGTTCGATGAGCATGCTCCTAAGGTGGCTTTGCCTCAAGGTGTGATGGTGCCGGTTAACTCTTTCAACACTCTTTACCATTCGTCCGCGTTTTGGGGGTTGATGCTTCCTGTTTCTGTTAGCTCCATGGCCTCTGATGTGCTGAGAGGGTACTGGGGACAGAGGTTACTGTGGGAGCTTGGTGGTTATGTCGCTGTTTATCCACCTACGGCTCACCGGTTCGATAGAATCGAGGCCTACCCTTTTGCTGAGGAGAAGGATCTTCACGTCAACGTCGGTCGTTTGATCAAGTTCTTGATTGCTTGGAGATCGGAGAAGCACAGTTTATTCGAGAAGATACTTGATCTGAGCTTTGCTATGGCTGAAGAAGGGTTTTGGACAGAGCAGGAGTTGAAATTCACGTCTGCTTGGCTTCAGGATTTGATCACCGTCGGGTACCAACAGCCGAGGCTGATGTCGTTAGAGCTGGACCGTCCGCGAGCAAATATAGGTCATGGGGATAGGAAAGAGTTTGTTCCTAGGAAGCTGCCTTCGGTTCATCTCGGTGTTGAGGAGACGGGCACGGTGAGTACTGAGATAGGGAACTTGATAAGGTGGAGGAAGAACTTTGGGAACGTTGTCCTTGTTATGTTTTGTAATGGTCCTGTTGAACGCACTGCTCTTGAGTGGAGGTTGCTTTATGGAAGAGTGTTCAAGACCGTTGTGATATTGTCTTCTCGGAAGAACTCGGATCTTTATGTTGAAGAAGCCAAACTTGATCACATTTACAA GCATCTACCAAAGATATTCAATCGATACAGCAGCGCAGAAGGGTTCTTGTTTGTTGAAGACGACACAGTCCTCAACTACTGGAATCTACTTCAAGCAGACAAGACTAAGATTTGGACTACAGACAAG GTATCTAAGTCATGGACATCAGTGAACCCAACCGGGAAGTCTGATTGGTTCTCTGTACAAGCAGAGCTAGTGAAGAGAACTGTAAGCACAATGCCGGCTCATTTCCAAGTTAACTACAAGGAAGCAGCCAAGAACAGTCTTGACGCCTTAACGGTATGCAGCTCAGAGGTATTCTACGTGCCTAAACGACTTGTAACCGATTTTGTCGACCTTGTTGATATCGTGGGAGATATGGATTTGCATTACAAAGTGGCTTTACCGATGTTCTTCATGTCCATGGATTCGCCTCTTAACTTTGACCCGGTTCTTGGCTCAATGGTGTATAAGAAGAAGACCTCTTCGTTTAATTCTTCTTTGAGTTTGTATTCTGCTCAAGCGCCTGCTGTTCACCCGTGGAGCATATCGAGTGAGCAAGATTTTATTAAACTGGTTGGACAAATGGCTGAAGGCGACCCGTTGTTAATGGAGTTGGTATGA